One genomic segment of Acanthochromis polyacanthus isolate Apoly-LR-REF ecotype Palm Island chromosome 9, KAUST_Apoly_ChrSc, whole genome shotgun sequence includes these proteins:
- the si:dkey-154p10.3 gene encoding zinc finger protein Xfin encodes GGLVHLPSEEELCGPVLSHGPPLHPGADGAVRSPHDSGSLSDLQTSPSSLHVLPRPEPSSPPDAGSTPGRLSCLLCPLTLPSRRLLDVHVRSHRPAGGFSCICCRWTADSWEELQPHWNICRRRRKEELGDRRRRKRAACRRTFRNTAARNAPTHKHSRSSDEWREQLTGRAEGKEAVRLDRAPADSLQNVSETKKKTRRKEGMEGSEQPGFTCSLCHGKFSSKLTLRRHLGVHGGDKPFTCPHCTYSSRLKASLLQHLRTHTGEKPYRCAECPYASIDRSSLLRHSRTHSQVKPYRCQHCDYSSIQKKSLDLHARRHHTGEAFPCQQCDYSSPDRQLLLRHVRRHHAPSHHAAL; translated from the exons GGAGGACTCGTCCATCTTCCCTCTGAAGAGGAGCTCTGTGGACCTGTCCTGTCCCATGGACCCCCCCTCCACCCAGGAGCAGATGGCGCAGTCCGCTCACCTCATGACTCTGGGTCTCTGTCGGATCTCCaaacctccccctcctccctccacgTCCTCCCCCGTCCAGAACCCTCCTCCCCACCAGACGCCGGCTCCACCCCCGGCAGGCTGTCGTGTCTCCTGTGTCCGCTGACGCTGCCGTCCCGCCGGCTGCTGGACGTCCACGTCAGGTCCCACCGTCCTGCCGGCGGCTTCAGCTGCATCTGCTGCCGATGGACGGCCGACAGCTGGGAGGAGCTCCAACCTCACTGGAAcatctgcaggaggaggaggaaggaggagctgggagacaggaggaggaggaagagggcgGCCTGTCGAAGGACGTTCAGGAACACCGCAGCACGAAACGCTCCGactcacaaacacagcagatcCTCAG ATGAATGGAGAGAGCAGCTGACTGGACGAGCTGAAGGGAAGGAGGCAGTGCGACTCGACAG AGCTCCGGCTGATTCGCTGCAGAACGTCTCAGAGACCAAGAAGAAGAccaggaggaaggaagggatgGAGGGTTCAGAGCAGCCAGGCTTCACCTGCTCTCTGTGTCACGG GAAGTTCTCCTCAAAGCTCACTCTGAGGCGTCACCTGGGCGTCCACGGAGGAGACAAGCCCTTCACCTGTCCTCACTGCACCTACAGCAGCAGACTGAAGGCCTCGCTGCTGCAGCACCTGAGGActcacacag gtgagaagccgtacaGGTGTGCTGAGTGTCCATACGCGTCCATCGATCGCAGCTCTCTGCTCCGCCACAGTCGGACCCACAGCCAGGTGAAGCCGTACAGGTGTCAGCACTGTGATTACAGCAG CATCCAGAAGAAGAGTCTGGACCTCCACGCTCGCCGCCATCACACCGGGGAGGCGTTCCCATGCCAACAATGTGACTACTCCAGTCCGGACCgccagctgctgctgagacaTGTCCGCCGACACCACGCCCCCTCTCATCACGCTGCGCTCTGA
- the ccr9a gene encoding C-C chemokine receptor type 9a, with the protein MDVIMTTADDITAVTTEDPYSFSSLSTGDDDYDIPDLMCDRSSVREFRSHYEPPLFWMIAIVGGLGNLLVVWIYLHVRRRLKTMTDMYLLNLAVADLLFLVTLPLWAAEASHSWIFGTALCKVNSALYKVNLFSSMLLLTCISVDRYIVIVRSTTAHNSKVERLRCSRLVCAGVWLLALLLTTPELVFAGPAKVDSQEYCRMVFPTNLGNRTKILVLSLQVSVGFCLPFIVMAFCYSVIIATLLKTRNFQKHKAMRVVLTVVVVFVVSQLPYNGMLVMEAMQATNMTVTDCEAVKALDKAGQVLKSLAYVHACLNPFLYVFVGVRFRKDVLQLLHCSRPRSIKSHPSKSCRSPLSSTRATVMSDSDTSQGLSL; encoded by the exons ATGGATGTCATCATGACGACCGCAGATGACATAActgcagtgacaacagag GATCCTTACTCCTTCAGCTCTTTATCCACTGGCGATGATGACTATGACATTCCGGACCTGATGTGCGACCGGTCCTCGGTGCGGGAGTTCAGGAGCCACTATGAACCGCCACTCTTCTGGATGATCGCCATCGTGGGCGGACTCGGGAACCTGCTGGTGGTTTGGATCTACCTGCACGTCCGACGGCGTCTGAAGACGATGACAGACATGTACCTCCTGAACCTGGCGGTGGCTGACCTTCTGTTCCTGGTCACGCTGCCGCTATGGGCGGCTGAGGCGTCGCACAGCTGGATCTTCGGCACTGCCCTCTGCAAGGTGAACTCCGCCCTCTACAAGGTGAACCTGTTCAGCAGCATGCTGCTGCTCACCTGCATCAGCGTCGACCGCTACATCGTCATCGTGCGGAGCACCACGGCGCACAACTCCAAGGTGGAGCGGCTCCGCTGCAGCCGGCTGGTGTGTGCGGGGGTGTGGCTGCTGGCGCTGCTGCTGACCACGCCTGAGCTGGTGTTCGCCGGCCCGGCCAAAGTGGACTCCCAGGAATACTGCCGGATGGTGTTCCCGACGAATTTGGGGAACCGCACCAAGATCCTGGTGCTGTCGCTGCAGGTGAGCGTGGGTTTCTGTCTGCCCTTCATCGTCATGGCCTTCTGCTACAGCGTCATCATCGCCACGCTACTCAAGACCCGCAACTTCCAGAAGCACAAGGCCATGCGGGTGGTCCTGACCGTGGTGGTGGTGTTCGTCGTGTCGCAGCTTCCCTACAACGGCATGCTGGTGATGGAGGCCATGCAGGCCACCAACATGACTGTGACAGACTGCGAGGCGGTGAAGGCCTTGGACAAGGCCGGCCAGGTGCTGAAGAGTCTGGCCTATGTGCACGCCTGCCTCAACCCCTTCCTCTACGTCTTCGTGGGTGTGCGCTTCCGTAAGGAcgtgctgcagctgctgcactgcAGCCGGCCGCGGTCCATCAAGAGCCACCCGAGCAAGAGCTGCCGGAGCCCGCTGAGCTCCACCAGAGCCACGGTGATGTCCGACAGCGACACCTCACAGGGCCTGTCGCTGTAG